From the Castor canadensis chromosome 9, mCasCan1.hap1v2, whole genome shotgun sequence genome, one window contains:
- the Dspp gene encoding dentin sialophosphoprotein: MKIIIYICIWAAAWAIPVPEINSLERHAVQKSVSLPFVAKSKVPVQNGLIVNDTAKESGDFLHESEVGRQQYTKDGYKGDGAVWAEVGEKKSGTHFILANEERGIEDENGGLGIPETYDQDGTHGKEDNGTANGIRGEVSTIDHAGAANESSFNDQNIKNGNGGDASQNEDATVVRENGPQVARGNSSNHEDEINGNEGDTSEITSQSEGEGDGNKEAEVTPGNGDAGLENSEGSPSGNGAEEDEDKGSGDDEGGEGGNGKEGSDSSKGQEGHSHGEKEDTRKGQNSMSSEDDDFEDKEDAHNDNDGDNSSISKEGSDCSPEGNGGQTIQDTHEPSHRESNGVENGFTKQLELSAIEKSQDKRIETEGRNSGDRSNITKESGKINEVKESKGQHGAIPGKGNTKTQGEVDHTQGPGQKSEPGSKVGPSKAGSGSNSDGYDSYDFDDESMQGDDPNSSDESNGSDDANSESDNDSSDRGDDTHSSDESKDSGDNSDSNGGDNDSDSTSDANGSDSNGDGDSESHDDDELESSDVKSESSDKDDSSDTDSKSGSSDSNDSSDSSDSSDSSNSSSDSSDSSDSSDSSDSSSDSSDSSDSSDSNSDSSDSSDSNSDSSDSSDSSDSSSDSSDSSDSSDSSDSNDSSDSSDSSDSSDSSSDSSDSSDSSDSNDSSDSSDSSDSSNGSESSDSSDSSNSSDSDSKSDSDSSDSDSSNSSDSDSKSDSSDSSNSSDSNDNKSDSSDSSDSSDSSDSSDSSDSDSSNSSESSDSSDSSDSSNSSESSDSSDSSDSSGSSDSSESSESSDSSDSSDSTDSSDSSDSNENSDSSDSSDGSDSSDSSDSSDSSSSSDNDSTSDSSDESDSQSKSGNGKNNGSDGDSDSEGSDSNHSTSDD; encoded by the exons ATGaagataattatatatatttgcatttggGCAGCTGCATGGGCCATTCCA GTTCCTGAAATAAACTCGTTGGAGAGACATGCTGTTCAAAAATCTGTGAGCTTACCTTTTGTAGCAAAATCAAAAGTACCAGTTCAG aaTGGGTTAATTGTCAATGACACCGCTAAAGAAAGTGGCGATTTCCTGCACGAAAGTGAAGTAGGAAGGCAGCAGTATACCAAAGATGGTTACAAAGGGGATGGTGCTGTGTGGGCAGAAGTAGGAGAGAAGAAATCTGGTACACATTTCATTTTAGCAAATGAGGAGAGGGGTATTGAGGATGAAAATGGGGGCCTAGGAATCCCAGAAACATATGATCAGGATGGGACACATGGAAAAGAAGATAATGGCACAGCAAATGGTATCAGGGGAGAAGTGAGCACTATTGACCATGCTGGAGCTGCAAATGAGAGCTCTTTTAATGATCAGAATATAAAAAATGGGAATGGTGGAGATGCAAGCCAGAATGAGGATGCTACTGTTGTCCGAGAAAATGGACCACAAGTAGCCAGAGGTAATAGTTCAAACCATGAAGATGAAATAAATGGGAATGAGGGTGACACAAGTGAAATAACATCACAGAGTGAAGGTGAGGGGGATGGGAATAAGGAGGCTGAGGTGACACCAGGCAATGGAGATGCTGGCCTGGAAAATTCCGAGGGGAGTCCTAGTGGAAATGGAGCAGAGGAGGATGAAGACAAGGGCTCTGGTGATGACGAAGGTGGAGAAGGAGGGAATGGAAAAGAGGGCAGTGATAGCAGCAAGGGTCAGGAAGGTCACTCTcatggagaaaaagaagacacaagAAAAGGTCAAAATTCAATGAGTAGTGAAGATGATGACTTTGAAGACAAGGAAGATGCCCATAATGACAATGATGGTGACAACAGCTCCATCAGTAAGGAGGGTTCTGATTGCTCTCCAGAAGGAAATGGTGGCCAAACAATACAGGACACCCATGAACCCAGTCACAGAGAAAGTAATGGTGTGGAAAACGGATTCACCAAACAATTGGAACTAAGTGCTATTGAAAAAAGCCAGGATAAG AGAATAGAAACTGAAGGTCGCAATAGTGGTGACAGAAGTAATATTACCAAAGAATCTGGGAAAATCAATGAAGTTAAGGAGAGCAAAGGACAGCATGGAGCGATCCCGGGCAAAGGAAACACCAAAACACAAGGAGAGGTTGACCACACACAAGGGCCTGGCCAGAAGTCAGAACCTGGAAGCAAAGTAGGACCCAGCAAAGCAGGTAGTGGCAGCAATAGTGATGGATACGACAGTTACGATTTTGATGATGAATCCATGCAAGGAGATGACCCCAATAGCAGTGATGAGTCTAACGGAAGTGATGATGCTAACTCAGAAAGTGACAATGACAGCAGTGACCGAGGTGATGACACCCACAGCTCAGATGAATCCAAAGATAGTGGTGACAACAGTGACTCGAATGGAGGAGATAACGACAGTGATAGCACATCAGATGCCAATGGTAGTGACAGTAATGGCGATGGTGACAGTGAGAGTCATGATGATGATGAATTAGAAAGCAGTGATGTTAAATCAGAAAGCAGTGACAAAGATGACAGCAGTGATACTGACAGCAAGTCAGGCAGTAGTGACAGCAATGACAGCAGTGACAGTAGTGACAGCAGTGACAGCAGCAACAGCAGTAGTGACAGCAGTGACAGTAGTGACAGCAGTGACAGCAGTGACAGCAGTAGTGACAGCAGTGACAGCAGCGACAGCAGTGACAGCAATAGTGACAGCAGTGACAGCAGCGACAGCAATAGTGACAGCAGTGACAGCAGTGATAGTAGCGACAGCAGTAGTGACAGCAGTGACAGCAGTGACAGCAGTGACAGCAGTGACAGCAATGACAGCAGTGACAGCAGTGACAGCAGTGATAGTAGCGACAGCAGTAGTGACAGCAGTGACAGTAGTGACAGCAGTGACAGCAATGACAGCAGTGACAGCAGCGACAGCAGTGACAGTAGCAATGGCAGTGAAAGTAGTGACAGCAGTGACAGTAGCAACAGTAGTGACAGTGACAGCAAATCAGACAGTGATAGTAGTGACAGTGACAGTAGCAACAGCAGTGACAGTGACAGCAAATCAGACAGTAGCGACAGCAGCAATAGCAGTGACAGTAATGACAACAAATCAGACAGCAGTGACAGTAGTGACAGTAGTGATAGCAGTGATAGCAGTGACAGCAGTGATAGTGACAGTAGCAATAGCAGTGAAAGTAGTGACAGCAGTGATAGCAGTGACAGTAGCAATAGCAGTGAAAGTAGTGACAGCAGTGACAGTAGTGACAGCAGTGGCAGTAGTGACAGCAGTGAAAGTAGTGAAAGTAGTGACAGTAGTGACAGCAGTGACAGCACTGACAGCAGCGACAGTAGTGATAGCAATGAAAATAGTGACAGTAGTGACAGCAGTGATGGCAGTGACAGCAGTGACAGTAGTGACAGCagtgacagcagcagcagcagtgacaaTGATAGCACATCTGACAGCAGTGATGAGAGTGACAGCCAGAGCAAGTCTGGCAATGGCAAAAACAATGGAAGTGACGGTGACAGTGACAGTGAAGGCAGTGATAGCAACCACTCAACCAGTGATGATTAG